In Hippoglossus hippoglossus isolate fHipHip1 chromosome 15, fHipHip1.pri, whole genome shotgun sequence, the genomic stretch GATGCAGAAGTTATTTTAATTGTTATGTTGACTCACATTGTGGATGAATAACTGTGGCTGTGCGTAAATGCGCATGCACCGATGCTGGTGTGCGAAGTTTTCCAAATGTTGAACTATGAAACTAAATCAGCTGTAGCAAAAATGTCCCGTTATCAGggcaaaagggaaaaaaagctttaaaaaaacattcataatatattaatgtatattattcatatgatttgtcattttaaatatatctgtAGAATATCAATACGCGCCTGATCTTTGCAAATTCAAACCACGAGTTGTGagtttttataaaaattaaACCTCCGATGTTTTTATAATCAGTGTTCTGTACATTAGATTTACAGGCGTGAGGAGATTATGCAAGAATGCAAGAATTAAATACTGACATCCAGGTGACGATGATCCAAATCCTAAAAGTATTTATGTATTCTAATATTATTTAAACCACAAACCAAGTTGGCCTCCATGTCGAAATTTCACCCTGGTGGAGCATCAGTCTTtgtcatgaataaaaaaacgcAAGCGAAAAATAAATTGTGGAGCGTTTATACTTGAAATTCATCAAATTATCCAGGTCAACGTCCGCTTTTGTCTAAAGGCTTTAGAATAGATTTGTCTTCCTctatctatttttattttgaataatttatttcatctgttaaatataaaattcatAGGTTCACTGTGCCCAAAAacgaagagagaaaagaaacagctgtGCTTGTCGAACATTATTTTTCAGACATATTTCACGGATGTACTTTTTACGCACAAGTTACTTTACAACGCCTGTCAGAAACTGATCCATCCCAAAACAACCTGGTGACAAAATTCACCCACCAGCAAAGTcaattctctcacacacactttataaactctgtgcacacacacactaacacacacacacacacactcactccctccCACACAGTCACCTCCCTTATTAAGCTGCGTTTTAAACTTTATAGTTTGCTCTGATTAAAGTCAACTTTTAAAGCTTCTCGATCATTTGGCACAATAAGGTTATAATATCAAGAATTATAGAGGCAATACACAATGTGGATAAATAGTCATAATTTgcctgtaaataaaagtgtgacaGTTTAGAAAATATCTAGGCCTGTTTCGTAAAAATTTTCAAGAGATTTTCCTAACCCCATTAATTTAACAGACCGATTTCTTGTTAAATACCAGTGGGAAGTAATTGATTTCAAGACGTGAGAAAAGGAGGCACACAGATATATATTGAACAGaattgtttcttattttttttccagaatacatacaaaaaaatacCAATTCTCTTTCCAAGGTGTACACCTGAAAAATAACGGCAATTTAAAATGTGGacaacttctttttttcttcaaatttaagaaacaaacatgcatgtaaattatttttcttctcattgAGACATTAAATAAGAACAAATACAATCATAGCAATTTCAAATTAACATCGAAATGAAGACCCCTACTTTTAATTAGTACtctaacatgtgtgtgtgtgtgtgtgtgtttgtatgcgtgtgtgtgtgtttcactttaCCTATAGAGTTCAGTTTCAACATAATGCACTTTTTGAGTTgctcaaataatttttttttttctcatttgcagCTATTATAGCCCGCTCTTAAGCcgacatataaataaatacagttgaaGTCCACGGATCCCGCCCATAACGTTTTTAGCGCAGTTAATATAAAAGTCTTTATATTTGCATTCTTAGTACTATAAACTTTTCAGTCTCTTGTTTTCCTCACTGGTATCCAAGCGCTGATGCTGTGGTGAGTCTCTGGCCGTACAGTGCGTAAGGGGAGTAGTAAGGGCCGGTGGCTGCGGGGACGGGGACAGGGCCACCGGGGGCTGGCAGGGGGCTTTTGGAGTATGGATGGTAGCGGCTACTGAGTCCTAACGCGTGGTGCGGGCTCCTGAGAGCCAAAGTCCCGGGACTCCCTGGAGGTCCTGACTGTGGCATGTGCATATGGCAGGCCATGGCCGCTGCAGCGGCGCTGGCCAGTGACGAAGACCCGGGATAACCAGATATCAACTTCTCCGCCCCGGTAAAagcagtgtgtgtcctcaggtgaTTCAGGAGCTCCTCCGACGAGGAGAAGCGCTTGTCGCACGGTCCATTTGCCGACACCCAATTACAAATGTGTGGGAGAGGGTCGTTAGGGAGCATGAAACCATATGGGTACAAGGGGTGTCCGCCAAATGACGGGTGCGCCGAGGGGTGGACGCCGTGCATGGGGTGTGTCGGGTACATTATTGGGTAGCTGGACTTGAGGGCGTTAGCGgccgctgcagctgcagcttcgtGCGAACAGGACGCGCTGGCTGCGCCCGCTAAGTGACTGGCACAATGGTAACTGAGGCAGTAAGGGTCTCTGCACAGGCTGGCTGACATGATGGAGGGTGGAGAAGCCCCAGCCAGGGGACTGGATCCAGCCTTACTGCAGCCCAGGGAACTAGCCAGCTGTGCGTTTACCAAGCTCCCTCCGTGGGGCAGGAAGTGTTGAGGGTACCCAGCATAGGCCCCTAAGCTACCTGGGTAGGTCATACCAGCAGGAGGCAAAGGGAAAACTGTCTGCCCCGGTTTGTAAGGAGAAACCGGCGCCACAAGTCCTGACCCGAGAACGGATGCGGAGGATACAGAAGTTACAGATGGAGACTCCGAGGAGGAGGTTTTAGTGCCAGGCGTCGTCTCCTGGTGTTGGTTCACCTCCACGTTAATTCCACCACAACTCACGCTTATCCTGCTGTGGCTTGTGGTGCCAGATCCGTCCATACTGCCATTTTTATTACAATCAGACTCTTTCTTGTCATCCCTGTCCCCACATTTGCCCTCCGATGGCATAGGAGAGGCTGAAGTGCTGGAGTTGGGGCTGCCTGTCCGCGGCGTAAACGGCTGACAGGTGGCGCTCGGCACTCGGAAACCAGTCTTCTCTCCGCCTGAGCCGCCTGAAGACGAGTCCTTCTTATCTGAAGGTTTAGAATAAGGTTTGAAGCTAGATTTGTCATCCACACCGATGTCACTCAGTTTCAAAGGGCCGGATTTAGATTCCTTTTCACTAGATCCATTGGATGAGGATAATTTGGAGGAGGGTGGTGGGTCCGGTTTGCCGATTTGCGAGCAGGTCTGCGCCAGAAGAGCCAGCGGACTTTTCTTGGCATctagctgcaaaaaaaaagattaaacaaaTGTATGTTATTAACACGCACAATAAACGCTTCCTGTTATGATAATGAAATAAACAGCCCGAAAGAAAGCAGCTGGCTGTTTGCTGACATTTCCAAGCGGAAATATATGAAGCGTAATTACGCACGGCTCCTCAGCGAAGACAACTACAGTGACTGTGATAATAACAACAAACTGCGGGGCGTCATGCTACACATCACTGTTTTAAACACTGGAATCACAGCTGGAGAGTTACGGGGAAACAACATTGGCTCGCCAATCACCTATAAAGAAAATACGCACCATTCTGCGCTGACTTTAagtattgaaaatgttttccctTACCTCAATGGGACTGATCGGGGTAGAAGGCAAAGGCTGCAGATACTCCGGGTGCAAAATGTGTCCTGACCGTGCAGTAAGCATTTTCAAAACCTTGATGGGAAGTCGCTTTGCTTGCCGTAGTGGGTCGCACGGAGGTGCGGAGTGGAGAAACGGCTTGTTGATGCTCGCTGAGCTGCTATTCCgagaactgctgctgctgctgctgaggctgctgctgtggctgctgctgtggctgctgaggctgctgctgctgctttcccaGGCTACACGAATATCACTATTTTTCAGGGCAGACACCGAGGGCGACGTGATCATGTCCCAAGTGTCAGGAAATGAAACGGCGATGCTTTGGTCAGATTCATTAAGAAAATCAGAAAAGCACcgagcccctctctctctctctctctctctctctctttcgctctctctgctctctctctctctctctttcgggGTGGGAGCAACAAAAGGGGGGAAAAGATCGTAAAATGGTTCAATAATCGGTAATAATCCTGGAGGTGAGGGCGCGAggcgcggcggcggcggctggaAGGGAGACCGTGCGAGGTGATCGCAGATCCGTGGCTGCGTCTGGCACCATGGGCGCTGCTCCTTGCGTCTGTGTGCAGCTCCTCGCTCTGTACTCCCGAAGTACGAACTGCTCGAGAATCTCACTTCAAAAGCAGCTGAATTAGTCCGAGATTAAAGCCTTTGCCGCCTTCCAATCAAATGGGACCCTGAGGTGATTGGAGGGTCAAGGGGATGTGACGTTCTCCTCTTTGTAAGCGCCTCTATTTTGACAGCTCGGGGGAGGAGACAGGCTTTAACACTTTGGTTGCCGTGAACGCTTacgctctttttttttttaaagatgtgggGCTACGGGTTCggataaataatgaatataacaataattgaatattaataatgCGATATAATAGGTGAATTATATCctctttaatctttaaattaCGCACTGTAATACTTTGATTTGATCTAATATGAGCGATGTAATTTAGTTGTGTGTAGGATACAAAGTATAATGAGACTTAGTTTATTATCAGTGTAGAGTtagaacatgttttaaaatctataacccattcattttcattttagtcTGGTATTAAATTCGCTTATGTGATTTATAAAGGCACAGTCCCTACAGTCATTAACCAACCTTTTCATTActtctttatttacacatttatgtCTAAACTATTGAGTGAGAACATGTTAGAActcttgtctttattttaaaagatgttttggttgtttttcatCCAACAGCGTGGAGCACGAGGTGTGCGTAAATTACGCACGTCGACCACGGGGACTTTTCTTCCTTCCCCTTTCCACCGGCAACCATAAAACCAACCACTTCAGCTTGAATTCCCTTAACAGACAAGCGTTGACAGGAATAGACCAATGTAGTGATGGAGGGATGTGAATGTCACATGTTTTCAGTATAATATACACCGCCCTTCTATTTCTATCTCCACCCCTCCGTCAAGTGTCAATTCTGCTCCACCGCAATCAATCAGTTATTTGTCAGTCGCTGTCAATCCGCCGCTTGATTTATGTCAGCTATTGTGGCTGATTACATGCCAGTGTGACTGCGGGGAGAGAAcaaatgggggagagagagacatcctgcgagagggagagagagacagtgagttTTCAGAGGAACTAAATCAGATTCACGAGTTGAGCTTTAATTACTAGATGCATCGACATTAGCCTCGACGTCCTCGGTCCAGACcgggaggaggtgggaggaagaCGGCGGCGCGCACACCGGACACCCACTGTCCTGCTCCTCAAACCGAAGAGTGGAACTTTTGGGAGTTGCTCATCAAACCACCTCGGAGGTGGCACATGGGATGGGACCGTAATAAGTTGCGGAGAGTCCGGCTCCCATGTTCCACTCATAGTGGCTGTTATTGTGCGTCAAAGTGCAAAAGTTCTCTTTGCTGAAATCGGGCCGATT encodes the following:
- the znf503 gene encoding zinc finger protein 503 — encoded protein: MITSPSVSALKNSDIRVAWESSSSSLSSHSSSHSSSLSSSSSSSRNSSSASINKPFLHSAPPCDPLRQAKRLPIKVLKMLTARSGHILHPEYLQPLPSTPISPIELDAKKSPLALLAQTCSQIGKPDPPPSSKLSSSNGSSEKESKSGPLKLSDIGVDDKSSFKPYSKPSDKKDSSSGGSGGEKTGFRVPSATCQPFTPRTGSPNSSTSASPMPSEGKCGDRDDKKESDCNKNGSMDGSGTTSHSRISVSCGGINVEVNQHQETTPGTKTSSSESPSVTSVSSASVLGSGLVAPVSPYKPGQTVFPLPPAGMTYPGSLGAYAGYPQHFLPHGGSLVNAQLASSLGCSKAGSSPLAGASPPSIMSASLCRDPYCLSYHCASHLAGAASASCSHEAAAAAAANALKSSYPIMYPTHPMHGVHPSAHPSFGGHPLYPYGFMLPNDPLPHICNWVSANGPCDKRFSSSEELLNHLRTHTAFTGAEKLISGYPGSSSLASAAAAAMACHMHMPQSGPPGSPGTLALRSPHHALGLSSRYHPYSKSPLPAPGGPVPVPAATGPYYSPYALYGQRLTTASALGYQ